In Platichthys flesus chromosome 21, fPlaFle2.1, whole genome shotgun sequence, the following are encoded in one genomic region:
- the rps20 gene encoding 40S ribosomal protein S20 — protein sequence MAFKDTGKAPVEAEVAIHRIRITLTSRNVKSLEKVCADLIRGAKEKNLKVKGPVRMPTKTLRITTRKTPCGEGSKTWDRFQMRIHKRLIDLHSPSEIVKQITSISIEPGVEVEVTIADA from the exons ATG GCTTTCAAGGACACTGGTAAAGCACCTGTGGAGGCTGAGGTTGCCATCCACCGCATCCGCATCACCCTCACCAGCCGCAACGTCAAGTCTCTGGAGAAGG TCTGCGCAGACTTGATCCGTGGTGCTAAGGAAAAGAACCTGAAGGTGAAAGGACCTGTCCGTATGCCAACCAAG ACTCTGCGTATCACCACCAGGAAGACCCCCTGTGGTGAGGGATCCAAAACATGGGATCGCTTCCAGATGAGGATCCACAAGCGCCTGATCGATCTGCACAGCCCATCTGAAATCGTCAAGCAGATCACCTCCATCAGCATTGAACCTGGTGTAGAGGTTGAAGTTACCATCGCAGACGCATAA